The following proteins are co-located in the Pseudomonas antarctica genome:
- a CDS encoding tyrosine-type recombinase/integrase: protein MLAFVEQFVKRFEGLKVAQKLAHSKITALKKGTLSEALDVKGSGSLIFERRISGILVYLSLRRDGKQERLKLGGYDDRALVDWRTYAAARSLEVREFSTIEDYQVAQSERQRTVQRAANLEARQGTFAQLLDAYVEDMERRGKTSAKEVRGALKLNVLTPFPELSTRKAKEVEPGDIAELLRHCLNRPVASKGRGVRLTKANATNGKKRQADKLRSYLQAAFSFGLANDLNPLRAGDAVQYGLKFNPARDVPTIEGANQANTWALTKDELRAAVLAVEDLPERRRAIAKAMLYLAGQRVEMLCRVTWQDLYDDGEHGPVMRLLDLKGGKGTPPREHLLPMVERLGEIMAPLLALESEGKAPGPFSLRGKVTIAPGTALDIFQDLGERLAGEGKARRFTWRNMRATIETHLAALGVNQERRAWLLSHGRSGVQAKHYDRWNYLPEKRADLDGWARYLDELVGVVPAGNVVQLRGRHG from the coding sequence TTGCTGGCATTCGTTGAGCAATTCGTTAAGCGGTTTGAGGGGCTGAAAGTGGCGCAGAAACTGGCTCACAGCAAAATCACTGCCTTGAAAAAGGGCACTTTGTCCGAGGCTTTGGACGTGAAGGGCTCCGGTTCACTGATCTTTGAACGTAGGATTAGTGGAATATTGGTCTACCTGTCTCTGCGCCGTGACGGTAAGCAAGAGCGGCTCAAGCTAGGCGGCTACGATGATCGAGCCCTAGTCGATTGGCGTACCTATGCCGCTGCTAGGTCGCTGGAGGTGCGGGAGTTCTCTACCATTGAGGATTACCAGGTCGCCCAAAGTGAGCGCCAGCGCACCGTGCAGCGAGCCGCCAATCTGGAGGCCAGGCAAGGCACTTTTGCGCAGTTGCTCGACGCCTATGTCGAGGATATGGAAAGACGCGGCAAGACCAGCGCCAAGGAAGTGCGCGGCGCTCTAAAACTGAATGTGCTAACCCCATTTCCTGAGCTATCCACCCGCAAGGCTAAGGAGGTCGAGCCCGGTGATATTGCCGAGCTTCTGCGCCATTGCCTAAACCGGCCTGTCGCCAGCAAAGGGCGCGGGGTACGGCTGACCAAGGCCAACGCCACCAACGGCAAGAAGCGCCAAGCGGACAAGCTGCGCAGCTATCTGCAAGCGGCATTCTCCTTTGGGCTGGCGAACGACCTTAACCCACTGCGTGCCGGTGACGCCGTTCAATATGGATTGAAATTCAATCCAGCGCGTGACGTACCGACCATCGAGGGCGCTAACCAGGCTAACACTTGGGCACTGACCAAGGATGAATTGAGGGCTGCCGTTCTCGCTGTCGAGGACCTACCTGAGCGTCGCCGTGCTATCGCCAAGGCCATGCTTTACCTAGCCGGGCAGCGCGTGGAAATGCTCTGCCGTGTTACCTGGCAGGACCTATACGACGATGGCGAGCATGGCCCGGTAATGCGTTTGCTGGATCTGAAAGGTGGCAAGGGCACCCCGCCGCGTGAGCATCTTCTGCCAATGGTCGAACGCCTGGGCGAGATTATGGCCCCGTTGCTAGCCCTGGAGAGCGAAGGTAAAGCCCCTGGCCCGTTCTCACTGCGCGGCAAAGTGACGATTGCGCCGGGTACTGCACTGGATATTTTTCAGGATCTGGGTGAACGCCTGGCGGGAGAGGGCAAGGCCCGCCGTTTCACCTGGCGCAACATGCGCGCAACTATCGAAACCCATTTGGCAGCCCTGGGCGTGAATCAGGAGCGCCGTGCCTGGCTGTTATCGCATGGTCGGAGCGGGGTACAGGCAAAGCACTATGACCGTTGGAACTACCTACCGGAAAAGCGTGCTGATTTGGACGGGTGGGCGCGCTACTTGGATGAGCTTGTGGGAGTCGTGCCTGCTGGAAACGTGGTGCAACTGAGGGGTAGGCATGGTTAG